The Alkalihalobacillus sp. LMS6 genomic interval TGCATCACGCACTTACGAAAATTGACTCGATGTATGAGCGTTTATCGAAGGTTCCCATTTACAGAGGCGATGATTTTACTCAACAAGTACTTGAAGGTCAGCGTCATTCTTTGAGGGAATCTTTGAAAAGTGCAAAGGTCGAACCGTATTTTGCGAGATTGGATTTTCTGGATTTTGAGGATCCTTCTAAAAAAGTGCTCTATATTGGCAAAGTCGGTATTCACGATGAGGAAGAAGATGAACCGCTTGTGATAGATTGGCGTGCTCCAGTAGCCTCTCTTTTTTACAGTTTTAACGGAAGTGAAGATGATGTGTATTACGATTCACCAGAAGGAATTGTTGAAGGGGAAATTAAGTTAAAACGCAATGTGGTTATTCGTTCAAGGGAATTAAAACGAGTAGTTGATAGCTATGTAGAGGGACAAGACAGCAGTGGGGGAGATGAATTCCTTCTTTATAAATTAGGAGAGCAAAAAGATAATAAATTGAAAGATATTGTCTCCACCATTCAAACAGAACAAAATACAATTATTCGTGCTGACGTTCGAAAAGCTTTAGTAATCCAAGGAGCGGCAGGAAGTGGGAAAACAACAGTGGCACTTCATCGTCTAGCATTCTTACTTTACGAATATCGAGAGAAGCTACGAGCGGAGCGGATGATGATTTTTGCTCCAAATGCGATGTTTCTCGATTATATCGCCCAAGTTTTACCTGAACTTGGCGTCGGGAATATACGTCAATCTACTTATGTAAGCTGGGGCATGACGATTTTGAACGATACGTATAGTGTTGAATCCACGACGGACCGAATGTTCACTCGTTTTGAAGGTTCAGAATCTCAGGAGAAACAAAAGGAGATCATAGTAAAAGGATCTCTTTCATTTCGACGTCAATTGAAAACCCATCTCGATCATGTGTTGGTAAGTACCTTGCCGAATAAAGATTTTATTCCTTGGTCCTCAAAAAGCATTCCGCAAAAGACCATTTTAAAGTGGATTCAAGAAGATTTTTCGAATTCAGCACCAGTAAAACAACGTGAGCGTTTACAAGCTCGATTAAAACGATGGGTTGAAATTGAAGTGAAGGCTTATGAAGATGAAAAAGAGCGCAAAAGCTATAAAGCAGAGGGACTTAAAGCTGTTCGTGCCTATATGAACGGGTGGAAAAAACCGAATGTGTTAAAGATTTACGAACGTTTTCTCATAGAGCAGGGACTGAACAGATCAAAAGATTTGCAAAGCGGTTTATTAGCCTATGAAGATTTGGCGCCAATTCTTTTTATCCATCAAGAATTGCACGGAATTGAGAAAGAAAGTCGCTTTGATCATCTCGTTTTGGATGAGGCGCAAGACTTATCACCTTTCACGCTATCCATTTTAAAGGACAATACGCGAGCTGGTGGATTGACAATTCTTGGAGACCTTGCTCAAGGCATTCATGGAGAAGAGGGGATTTTATCCTGGGACTCTTTTGTGGAAGTATTAGATCACAAAGTTGCGTACGTTCAAATGGAGAAAAGTTACCGTTCAACGATGGAGATTATCGACTACAGTAACCACATTTTACAAAAAGTGAGCAATCATCCTCCGACAGCGAAACCTGTATTTCGTAGCGGAGAGCCTGTTCAAGTGATGAGGGAAACGTCCGAGGCACTTTTTAAATGGCTTGAGCGTGTTCAGGATTATGAATCGGCTGCGATCTTATGTCGATCAATTGCCGAAAGCGAAAAAATCTATCAACAACTAGTAGACACTCCTATCGAGGTTACGCTAATTCGTGCAAATGATAAAACATACAAAGGAGGCGTTTCGATTTTGCCGATTTATCTTGCTAAAGGATTTGAGTTCGATGCTGTGCACATTCTAAACGTAACGCCAGAGTTTTACCCAAATGATGATATGCACTGCAAATTACTCTATGTTGGCTGCACAAGAGCCCTTCATTCTCTAACGCTGTCTTATCCAACAATAGCTTCAGAAATTATACAAGATGATAAGTAGAAAGAGGAACGAACGCCGTTCCTCTTTCTTTTTTATGAGAATAATGTAGAAAAAAAGGAGGATTTATGGTGAGAGAAAGCGTAGTTAAATACTTAGCCATTGGTGACTCGTTAACAGTCGGTTACGGATCATCCTACCATAAAGGTGGCTTTGTTCCTATTTATAAAAGCTTTGCTGAACAAGCATTAAACACACGTGTGCGCACGATGAATATAGGAGTTGATGGTTTTACTGCCAAGCAAATTTATGGTGTTGTACGAAGTCAATCCCCTAGCTCAATTGCCGAAGCGAATCTCATTACAATTACTGGTGGTGGAAACGACTTATTAGCAGTTTTGGAAGGTGGATTGAGTTCAGTTACGCCAGCACTCATGGACCATGCTATAAAGGAAGCAATATGTTATTTACAACAAACCGTTGGCTACATTACAAAGATAAAAAAGCAGACGAACGTCCCTTATCGGATTTTAGTGTTTAACAGCTATAATCCATTTGGTCCGATCCCGATTGCCAATCGGTTTATAACTGAATTTAATCGCGCGCTACAATCTATTACCCGCTTGCCAAATGTACAAGTAGTAGACGTTTACCGTGTCTTTAAAGGAAACGAGCGTGTTCTACTCTATCAAGACCATGTTCATCCAAATGACAAAGGTTATCGGTTAATGGCGGAAGAGGCAGCGAAAAAAGGCTTTACACTTAAGTTCCTAAATTAGGTTAAACGTGGAAAATGAAAGGAGGCGGTGATTGTCCATTTACTTACAATTGTTCACGATCAAGACGGAGCGCTTTTACCAGCAATGAAAGCTTATTTACAGCGGGCGTCTTCTATTTATAACAAGATGTATATTGTGATAAGCGACGAAACAAATGACGCGGTTGAAGCAGAAGCAAGAAAGAATGGTCTAAAAACGTTCCGTATCCCAAAAAAAGGAGCAGCGTTTGCGCGTAGACAGGCTTTGCGTTTGGTCTTTGAAAATTTCGAGGAGGCAGCAACGTATCACTACTGTGACTTTGATCGTCTTTTAACGTGGTTAGAGGTAGGCACCGCGGAACTAAAACATACGATAGAAACATGTCCTGACGTTGATTACCTTCTTTTAGGTCGCACAAAGCAGGCGTTTCAAAGCCACCCACTTGAATGGCAAGAAACGGAAAAGTGGACGAATCACTTATTTTCACTTGCT includes:
- a CDS encoding 3'-5' exonuclease encodes the protein MTREHEEERVLHHALTKIDSMYERLSKVPIYRGDDFTQQVLEGQRHSLRESLKSAKVEPYFARLDFLDFEDPSKKVLYIGKVGIHDEEEDEPLVIDWRAPVASLFYSFNGSEDDVYYDSPEGIVEGEIKLKRNVVIRSRELKRVVDSYVEGQDSSGGDEFLLYKLGEQKDNKLKDIVSTIQTEQNTIIRADVRKALVIQGAAGSGKTTVALHRLAFLLYEYREKLRAERMMIFAPNAMFLDYIAQVLPELGVGNIRQSTYVSWGMTILNDTYSVESTTDRMFTRFEGSESQEKQKEIIVKGSLSFRRQLKTHLDHVLVSTLPNKDFIPWSSKSIPQKTILKWIQEDFSNSAPVKQRERLQARLKRWVEIEVKAYEDEKERKSYKAEGLKAVRAYMNGWKKPNVLKIYERFLIEQGLNRSKDLQSGLLAYEDLAPILFIHQELHGIEKESRFDHLVLDEAQDLSPFTLSILKDNTRAGGLTILGDLAQGIHGEEGILSWDSFVEVLDHKVAYVQMEKSYRSTMEIIDYSNHILQKVSNHPPTAKPVFRSGEPVQVMRETSEALFKWLERVQDYESAAILCRSIAESEKIYQQLVDTPIEVTLIRANDKTYKGGVSILPIYLAKGFEFDAVHILNVTPEFYPNDDMHCKLLYVGCTRALHSLTLSYPTIASEIIQDDK
- a CDS encoding GDSL-type esterase/lipase family protein; amino-acid sequence: MVRESVVKYLAIGDSLTVGYGSSYHKGGFVPIYKSFAEQALNTRVRTMNIGVDGFTAKQIYGVVRSQSPSSIAEANLITITGGGNDLLAVLEGGLSSVTPALMDHAIKEAICYLQQTVGYITKIKKQTNVPYRILVFNSYNPFGPIPIANRFITEFNRALQSITRLPNVQVVDVYRVFKGNERVLLYQDHVHPNDKGYRLMAEEAAKKGFTLKFLN